A stretch of DNA from Thermoleophilaceae bacterium:
GTACCTCGCCAAGGGCCGCCGCATCGGCGTCTCAGGCCGGCTCGAGTACAGCGAGTGGACCGACGCCGACGGCGGCAAGCACTCCAAGCACGAGGTGATCGCCGACCAGGTCGACTTCCTCGACGCGCCGCAGAACGGCACAGCCGAGGCAGAGGAGGACGGCGAGAGCAAGTAGCTCTCGGCCTCCAGGCTCAGGCGATCCGGGCTCGCAGGGCTCCAAGGACTCGCCCACAGACCGGCCCCGACCACCACGGTCGGGGCCGGTCTTGTCTGTCTTGCTCGGGCTGACTGCCGACCGCTCTAGGTTGGCTCGATGGAGATCGCGCTCGGCGACCGTTCCCCTCGCGTCGCGATCGACGGCAAGCCGGTCGAGACCTGCACGCGCGTCGCCGCCGCCGGCGGCTACGTGCTGACGCTCAGCACCGTGCTCCCTCGCCATGGAATCGAGCTGCACTCGACCTACACCGGCCACCCCTGGCCGAGCACACGCTCGTCAGCGAACTGTTCCTGAGCAAGTCCAGCGAGCCACTCTTAGCGAGCCACTCTTAGATACGCGCGAGGCAGATCCGCGTGAGCTGCCGGTGCTGCACGACCGGCAGCGCTGCCTCTACGACCACCTGCTGCGCCTGCACGAGCTGCTGTCCGAGCTGCCGATCGGTGCGGCCAGGATCGACGGGCTAGACGAGACTGCCGCGAGACTGAGTCCCTAGTCGCGGTTGCCACTGGCCCCGGCCGCGCGCCCGGGCGGGGCGTAGCGCCCGTCGGCGCTGCCGTCAAGCGCTGCGCGCTCAAGCCTGCCGGTGACTGCCACGCCGACGGACGCTGTGTGGCAGTCAAGCCGGGCGAGCCCGGCACTCCCTTCCCACCGACCCGTCAGCCGCTCCGGCGCAGCCGGAGATGCCCAGCCCAAGCCTCCAGACCGGCGCTGCTGTCACCGCAGGGCAACCCCGAGCGCCGCGAGCGGGTTGACGGCAGCGGCGGCCGGAGGCACACGTCCCCGGATACGATTTCGCCACCGGGGTCGTCCTTCGCACCCAGCCCACGCACCTCGCACCGCGCCGCCCCGTCGTCAGGACCAACGACGAGAGGACGCGGCAATGCCAGACCGACGCACCCCCCGAACCCGAGCCGAATACCCCGGGCTCTTCCTGCCCTCGATCGGCGCGGCGCTCACGTGCAGCGTGCTGTACATCGCGCTAGATCTTTCGCTCCCTGCCGGTGGCGCTCTCAGTGGCGGTGGCGCGGTCATCGCCGCGATCGCCACCTGCGAGCTCGGCCATCCCGAGCTCACCGGCTACCGAGACCGCGACCTCAGGGTGCGCGACCTGCGCACGTCGGCGCTCTTCGTCGCCGCCTGGGCGCTGTGCGCGACAGTGGTCGTCCTCACCCATGACCGCGACTCGTTCGATCGGTTCGTCGCCTGCTACTTCGGGCCGCCGCTGTTCCTCGCCCCCGGCGCCGGCTTCGCCTGGGCGGCGATCCGCCACCGGACGCTGCGCGCCGCCCACGGCGGCAAGAACCTCGGCAGCTTCCCGGCTGTCATCGTCGCGCTCACGATGGTCGCGACGGCGGCGGTCAGCCAGCGTTAGGTAGCGCGGGCAACTGAGCACGGGCGCACAGTCCAACTCTTCGGCGCGAGCGTCCGAGACAGGGGTATGACGCTTCGCCTCGAGCTCGACACGCCGGCCGCGCCGCCGGGCGTGGCGCTCTTCCAGCAAACAGCGACGGGGGACTGCGTCGGGACACCGGCAAGGCACCCCGCAGGCACGCGTCGGGCACGCGCTGGGCACCCCAGCTCCGGCGCGCTGCGAGAAGCGCCTGCAAATCAGGGCTTTCGCGCGAGGTGTCAGTGCCTGACACCTCGCGCTCGTTCCTTTGCGCTCGGCCCCTCACGGGATCTCGGACCACTCGCTGAGGCGAGTTCTCGGCTGGCGCCTCGCCCGAGCTCCCGGAGGGGTGAGCCTGCCGGATCGGCGGACTTGGCCTGCGGCCAGGTCGTCGGGTCGCTCCGCGACCGGCAGCTGGCGCATCGCTACGCGACTCAGATCCAGAGGCTCAACGACCCCCGGACGGTGCGTCATGCGAGCACCCGCCGCGCCCCTCTCAAGCGCTCACAGCTCTTCCCCAACGACAACAACTACCAAGGAAGGAACCAACGATGAATCCCGTCGTGCCGGCACGGCTCCACCCGTGCTTCGATCCGATGGATCTCCCCGATGAGCTGACCTGGACCGACCCCAAGTCACTCCCGCGCATACCTGGTGAGCGCCGCACAGCAACCCCTCGCCGACGTTCAGCACCGACGCCGCGGCGCGTCTGCCTGACACCCCGCGACCAGGCCATCCTCGAACACATCCTCGTGCTCGACGGCGCCCCGCTCGAGCACCTCGCCGCACATCACTTCCGCGGCACACGCAAGACCGCGCTCAATCGGCTGCGGCTGCTCGTCCGCGCCGGCTACCTGCACCGCCAGGAGGCGCCGCTGCTCGACAAGCCGAGCCCGACCTCGTTCTACCGGCTCACCAGGCAAGGCCTCGAAAAGCTGCGCCTGATCTCTCTGCTCAGCGACAGGCTCCCCAATGCCTAGGAAGACCGCCCTCACCATCCGCGACGTGGCGCTGCTGCAAGAGCTCGTCGAGCGTCGCGCCGAGAGCCTCTCCTACCTCGAGGCCCGCTACTTCCGCGGCGTGCGCAAGACGGCGCGCAACCGCCTGCGGCGGCTCGAGGTCGGCGGCTACGTGACCCGCAAGGACGTCGAGACGATCGAGCACCCCGGCCGCCTCGGCAGCGTCTACACGCTCGGCCCAGCGGCACGCGCCGCGCTCCGTCTGCGCAGCCCCCACGCTGCGGAGGCCTGGCTCGGGCGGCGCTTCAGCTCCACACTGCCGGACAGCTCGATGCCGCACCAGATCGCGACCAACCGCGTCGGCGACTGGCTCGGCGCGCGGCTGCTGCCCGAGCACCTGCTGCCGACGCACAAGCCAAACGCGCAGCGCCACCGTCCCGACGGCGTCTACCGCTGTGCCGCGCCCGACAGCATGGGCCGCCAACTCGTGTTCCTCGAGGTCGACCTCGGCCACTACTCGCGCCGGCGCATCCTCGGCAAGGTCGACGCCTTCCTCGACCACCCCGACGCGCGCTCGATCCTGTTCGTCTCCCCGAACGACACGCGCAGCATGCTCGTCGCGCAATGGATCCGCGAGCACTACGGCGAGAGCTTGATGAGGCGCGTTCAGCCCATCACCTTCGACCAAGTCCGCGAGGGCGGCTGGCTCGATCCCGGCACGGAGCCGGCCCAGGGGCCGGACGCGGACGCGGTCGCCGTCTAGCCCGGTCGGCTCGATCGGTCCGGTCTGCCGGCCCGCGATTCTCGGCCGCCCGCCGGCCGTGTCAACCCCTCGCGGGGTCGCACCTGAAGGTGCTTGACACGGCCGCGCGGCGCGGCCATCCGCGGACCCATGCAGACCGACCAGAGACCGATCGCTCCGCCCCAGGGCGCGGCGGTCCTACACAGCCCAACCGCCGTCCGAGAAACGGGTATGAGCACACACCTCACAAGCGAGCACAGCCCGCCGGGAGTGCTGACCGTCGACCAGGTTGCCGCGCGCTTCCAGCTATCCGCAAAGACCATCTACCGCGCGCTCGAGCGCGGCCAACTGCGAGCAGCCAAGTTCGGCTCCGCGTGGCGCATCCGCGAAGCCGACGCCGACGCCTGGTTCGACGGCAACGTGCCCGAACGAGTGGCGCGCGCGACACCCGTTCGTCGCCGTGGCGCGAGCCCGCGGCCCGGCGGCCTGCGTGCGCTGGAGGCGAGTTGAGCATCGAGCGCTACAAGCGCTCAGGCCGCAAGGACGGCTGGAAGGTCCGCTACCGCGACGCCAGCGGACGCGCCCGCTCGCAGACCTTCGATCGCAAGGACGACGCCGAGACCTTCGAGCTCGAAGTCAGGCGCCGCCGCCGACTCGGCACGCTCGCCGACCTCGACCAAGGCCGCCAGCTGATCAACGACTTCGTCGCCGAATGGTGGCGCACCTACGCCCAGCCAAACCTCGCCGAGTCGACCCGCCGCCGCTACGCCGAGATCTGGGACCTCCACCTGCTCGAGCGCGTCGGCAACTACGAGCTGCGCGAGCTCACGCCCGCGCGCGTAGAAGAGCTGCGCGCCGAACTCGAAGCCGCCGGCGTCGGCGCGGCAACGATCCGCAAGGCGATGTTCCTGCTGCAGTCCGTCATGGCCCGGGCGCTCGTGCGCGGCGCGATCCCGATGAACCCCGTCCAGGTCGTGCGCAAGCCGCGCCAGCGCTCCCGCGAGGTCCGCCCGCTACCGCCGACCACCGTCGAAGCGATCCGCGCCCAACTCGACTTACGCGACGCCACCCTCATCAGCCTCATGGCCTACGGCGGCCTCCGGCCCGGCGAAGCACTCAACCTCCCCGTCAGCGGCGTGCGCGAACGGACCCTGCTCGTCCACGCCACCAAGACCGGCCGGACTCGCACTGTGCGGCTGCTCGCCCCGCTCGCCAAAGACCTTCGCGAGTGGCTCGACGCCTCCGGGGTCGAGGACGGCCAGCTCTTCCCCGCACCCGAAGGCAAGCACCGCTGGGCCGACCACGACTTCCGCAACTGGCGCAAACGCAGCTGGGCCCCAGCCGCCAAAGCGGTCGGCCTGAAAGACGTACGCCCCTACGACCTCCGGCACAGCTTCGTCTCGCTCCTCATCCACGAAGGCCTCACCATCGCCGAAGTGGCCAGGCAGGCCGGCCACTCCGTCGAAGAGTGCGCTCGCACCTACGTTCACGTATTCGAAGAGTTCGATCCCGGCGAGCGGTTACCAGCCGAGACAGCAATCGAAGCCGCGCGCAATGCCGAGGACGGACACCGGGCCACCGGGTAGTGGGGCCACGGGCCTTCGGCTTTTCACGCCAAAGCGGAAGCGAGTGTCCACGTGGTGGATCGAACAGCGCGGCCCTGCTATCCGCGCGCAGCGGGTGTTTTCTCGCCAAGATCGCGATGCCTCCTTTGCAGGGGAAGCGCAACTCCGCCGCGGGGGACTGACGAGCAATGTCGCGGCAGGGCGAGGAGGTCGTCTCAAGGGTTAGACGCGAGTCCGCACTCACCCCGTCGAAACGTCGCGAGCACGGCCTCACGCCCTGGCAAGCCCGGCCGAGCGAACTTAATGCCCGAAATAGCCGGGATGCCGGCTCGCAGCTACCCGCCTAGCCCCGTCAGGAAACGCCATTCCTCCTCAGCATCGATAGAGCGGTAGCGCGGCCAGGGGGTCGGAGCGCTGCTGCGCCCAGCAGTGTTGCCCGACATCGTCGCTGTGGCGGGTCTAAGCTTGGCCGCAACCGGCAGAGCTGAGATGCACGTGAACGGCAGCTCACACGACGACGGCGAGGAGATCGGTCAGCGCGATCAGACACGCCCGGCCGCGCTGACGGAGCGTGAGAAGGCCATACGAGAGCGCGAGCGTATGGCCGAGGACCGCGAGCGCATCGCCCGAGAACGCGAACGGCTAGCCGAGGAGCGCGAAGCGGTCGCGCAGCAGCGCGAGCGGATCACGAAAGAGCTGGCGCGGGTCGCTCAAGATATAAACGCTCGCCAGACGGCGGCTGACCAGCGTGAGCGCCTGGCGGATCAGCGCGACGCGATCGCCGACGAGCGCGAAGCGATCGCCGACCGGCGCGAGCGGCTGGCGGACGATCGAGAGCGCCTAGCGGATGAGCGAGATCGGACTGGGGACCAACTCCAGCCGAGCCATGAGCAGCATCATCGTGAGCGAGAGGAGCGCGCCGTGCAGCAGGTTGAGCGCGAGCGGGCCGCCGGGCGGAGAGAGGACGCAGAGATCGCGCGCGAGGCCGCCTCGACAGCGCGAGACATAACTCAGCAGCCAAACGCGCCTGACGAGTAAGTGCCCGGACCGGCTCGTAATCGCTCCGCGACCTCCCCCGAGGCGCTGCTTGCAGGCCGCCAAAGTTGCGAGAATGGATACGTGGCCCATGACCCCATCGGGCGGGCAGCCGAGCTAGCTGAGGTCGCGCGTCAGAGAGCTCGGCGCGAACGCGAGATGGCGCAGATACAAGGAACCCACTCCTATTGGCGGGCCCGCTTCGAGCAGGCAGCGGAGACCCATAGACGTGCCGCGGATCTGCACGCCAGAGCCGTGACAAATCTGTTGAGGCTGCGCGCGTTGGGGGACGAGACGCGCGCCTCAAGCCGCTGCTCGCCCCATGCCCGAGTGAACTAGCAAGCGCGCCCTCCGCGACCACACTTTGCCCACAACGGGCCGTCCGTAGGGCGAGCGCGCGGCTCGACGCCGGGCCATCCCCGACCGGCGACGAGCGACGCAGCGAAAGCCAGTCAGACCCAGGGCCGACAGCGTGAAAGCGAGTCAGCTCGCCGCCGGCCGAACCCTCCCGGCAACACCGGACGTTCACCGACCCAGTCCAAACAGCAAGCGTGAACCAGAAGCCCACCTGCAGCCGGCGATGGACCGGTCACGCCCCTTCGGACACCGCGGCTCCGTCCAATGTGTCCGAAATGTGTCCGAAACGAAAGAGCGGAACCCGGCAACCGCCCGGATTCCGCTTCCTAGAGCCAAGCCGACGGAGGGATTCGAACCCTCGACCCCCGCTTAACGAGAGCGAAGTTGGCTGTCTTCGCGCGTCCAACTGAGCGCAGCTCAGACCATCAAACCGCTGCAAAAAGCCACAGTTTGAACCGTGTCTGATGATCTGACCTCGTCCCGCTTGGACAGCGTTTTCGGATCTGATGTGTCCCGAAATGGTCCGAAACGAGCTGGCCACCACCCGGCCGGGACCCAGTTAGCACTACCGGCGGGATGACGCAAGCGGCGGGTTTCTGCGGCGTTCGAAGTCATCGCTGGCGACCGGCGAGGGCTTCCTGGCTCGGTCTTCGCGCTCGCGCTGGGCGGCTCGAGCGCGGGCTTCACGCCTCGGTTTCTTCGTGGTCGTGGGGGCTAGTTTGTTGCGACGGTTGGAAGTCGACGTCGACGGTTTCGAAGCCCTTGTGGCGTTCGCTTTCGGCGTACGCGGTGTAAGTGCGTTTGTCGGCGGAGGTGAGCTGCACGTCGTCGGTGAACGGTGTCAAGAGCGCCCGCGGCCAGAGCTGCCGCTGGGCTACGACGTTGATCTCCGCCGCCACCACGGTGACCAGCGCTAGCAGGTAGATCCAGGCGATCAGGCCGAGCACGAGCGCGAAGACGCCATACGACTCCCGTGTGCCCTTGAGGGCGTGGCTGACGAAATAGGTGCCGGTGAGCTGCACGATCTGCCAGCCGATTCCAGCTACCACGGCGCCGAGGCGGAGCTGGCGGGTGGGGATCTCTCGCGCGGTCAGCACGCGGAAGGCGAGCATGAACAGTGCGATGTTGGCGAGCGCGGCGAGCACGATCGCACCGACGCGCAATCCGCCGGCGACGCTGGCGCCAAAGGCACCCGCGCCGGTCGTGAGGCCTGACAGTCCGGTCGTGACCAACACCCCTACGCCGAGCACGATCACCAAGAGCAGGCTGCGCAGGCGCGACTTGATCGGGTTCGGGCGTACGTTGCGCGGCACGGCCCACGCGCGGTTGAGCGCGTTCTGGGTCGCCTGGGCGGCGCCCAGGCAGCCGTACAGCGTGGCCGCGATTCCGATCGCCAGCGCCAAACCGCTGCCCGAACGCGCGTGCACGTTCTCGCGCAACTGGCTTGAGATGACCGGGAACTGAGCCAGCGCCGAGTTCAGCAGCCTGGCCTGCAGATGCGGATCGCCGTGCAGCGCGAAGGCGAGGAGCGTGACCAGCAACAGCAGCAGCGGAAACAGCGACAGGAACCCGTAATAGGTGATCAGCGCCGCCAGGTAGCCGCCCTGGTCGTCCACGAACTTGTACACCACAGCAAGCGGAAAACCGGCCCAGCGGTGGCGCCGCTGGAAGCCGTCTACCGACCTGACAACACGGCCCGACATACCGTTCGCGGCCTCGCAGATGCCGTTGGAGCCCTCGATGGTGCCGGCCGCGGGCTCATCGCGCCCAGATCGCTCGCCGCGGGTCGTACCGGAAGGCCGCGCACCTCAGCGACGGGCGAGCCGGCGCCCGCTCTCGGTGTTTGGCGGGGTGTAGTTGAGCTCGTACCGGTGATAGAGGACCGACTCGTCCGCCTGCGAGAGCTCGTCGCCGTGCTGCTCGATGTTGGGCGCGTCCTTGACCTGCTCCTTGGAGACCGCCACCTGCAGCTCATCGGGCCCGACGCTGATCCCACCGAGCGGCACGGAGGTCAGGTGGTGCCCGATGAAGCCCTCCTTGACCGATCCGAACTGCGGCTCGTCGTTCCCCACATCGACATAGACATCCTGCAGCTTGCCGATCTTCTCGCCGTTGCGGTCCACCAGCATCTTGCCGTGCCACTCGGCGACGTTCCATCCGGAGTCGCGCTGGTGCTCGCTCATCACCTCAACCTCCTCTCCAAACGCTCGTCCCCGCATCACCCATTTTACGCCCGCTGCAGCCCCAGCCGGAACCTACTGAGCGCGGCGGAACCCGCCGCATGGCGAGCCGCGACCCGCGCGTTCGAGCGTTCAATGCGGCCCCGCGACCACAAACCCGAACGCGGTCCGCTCCACGCCCGGCCCGACCTGAAGCCGGCAAAGGACCGCTGAGCCGCGCGCTGCGCACCAACGGCGGGTCGACCGCTCCCAGGAGCCGAGCAGCTTGGTCGATGCAACCGCTAAACGCGACGAGCCGTCGTCTCGATCGTGGAGCGCAACACCTCCGCCAAGCGCGACCGGACGACGGCGGCGTCTCGGGCACCCTCCCGGCGCTGGCCGTCCGCAGCCGCCGGCGTTGAGCGTTCCGAACAGCGCGGCCAACGCTAACCCCATCAACGTCGGGCCTAACGCTGGTCGCCACGGACGACGACGAGGCGCCAGCCCTCGAGCCTGACACGCAGCCCCTCCCCGCGGACACGGGCACCATTCACGAGCCGAATCGAGGCCCTCGGCGGCGCTCCTTTGGAACGATCGGGGAAGCTCCGCTCCAGTCCGTGCCAAGTACTGCAATCACGACGAAGCAGGTGTCTTGGCGAGGACCCGAGCACCCACGCGGGACCGTGATTTCGTCCCGAAGCTCGCGGAACTTCCGTACGTCGACGAACGGCCATGCCGCCTCGGACACCCCGTCGTAGAAGTGAATCAGGGACGGCTCCCCCCTCAAAATGGAGAGGCGCCAGCCGGTGCGTGAGAATCGCGTACTGATTCGTCGGTCGGCGGCAAGCCGTAGGCCCTCTACTTCG
This window harbors:
- a CDS encoding replication-relaxation family protein, with protein sequence MPRKTALTIRDVALLQELVERRAESLSYLEARYFRGVRKTARNRLRRLEVGGYVTRKDVETIEHPGRLGSVYTLGPAARAALRLRSPHAAEAWLGRRFSSTLPDSSMPHQIATNRVGDWLGARLLPEHLLPTHKPNAQRHRPDGVYRCAAPDSMGRQLVFLEVDLGHYSRRRILGKVDAFLDHPDARSILFVSPNDTRSMLVAQWIREHYGESLMRRVQPITFDQVREGGWLDPGTEPAQGPDADAVAV
- a CDS encoding helix-turn-helix domain-containing protein codes for the protein MSTHLTSEHSPPGVLTVDQVAARFQLSAKTIYRALERGQLRAAKFGSAWRIREADADAWFDGNVPERVARATPVRRRGASPRPGGLRALEAS
- a CDS encoding tyrosine-type recombinase/integrase; the encoded protein is MSIERYKRSGRKDGWKVRYRDASGRARSQTFDRKDDAETFELEVRRRRRLGTLADLDQGRQLINDFVAEWWRTYAQPNLAESTRRRYAEIWDLHLLERVGNYELRELTPARVEELRAELEAAGVGAATIRKAMFLLQSVMARALVRGAIPMNPVQVVRKPRQRSREVRPLPPTTVEAIRAQLDLRDATLISLMAYGGLRPGEALNLPVSGVRERTLLVHATKTGRTRTVRLLAPLAKDLREWLDASGVEDGQLFPAPEGKHRWADHDFRNWRKRSWAPAAKAVGLKDVRPYDLRHSFVSLLIHEGLTIAEVARQAGHSVEECARTYVHVFEEFDPGERLPAETAIEAARNAEDGHRATG
- a CDS encoding YihY/virulence factor BrkB family protein, which translates into the protein MSGRVVRSVDGFQRRHRWAGFPLAVVYKFVDDQGGYLAALITYYGFLSLFPLLLLLVTLLAFALHGDPHLQARLLNSALAQFPVISSQLRENVHARSGSGLALAIGIAATLYGCLGAAQATQNALNRAWAVPRNVRPNPIKSRLRSLLLVIVLGVGVLVTTGLSGLTTGAGAFGASVAGGLRVGAIVLAALANIALFMLAFRVLTAREIPTRQLRLGAVVAGIGWQIVQLTGTYFVSHALKGTRESYGVFALVLGLIAWIYLLALVTVVAAEINVVAQRQLWPRALLTPFTDDVQLTSADKRTYTAYAESERHKGFETVDVDFQPSQQTSPHDHEETEA
- a CDS encoding PRC-barrel domain-containing protein translates to MSEHQRDSGWNVAEWHGKMLVDRNGEKIGKLQDVYVDVGNDEPQFGSVKEGFIGHHLTSVPLGGISVGPDELQVAVSKEQVKDAPNIEQHGDELSQADESVLYHRYELNYTPPNTESGRRLARR